One Pyrus communis chromosome 4, drPyrComm1.1, whole genome shotgun sequence genomic region harbors:
- the LOC137732356 gene encoding uncharacterized protein: MATPVAVAAAEVEREKMESSKKEEMAPWEQHSTVISIPRFDYNAPSSLLQRSHSGFLITCPIKREKSATKEAISLLAKYVQCFNSCSSEDNTSSKRRKLSKEDIDGECCNGSGETKDAATANSEDAHDDLQERTPRLSPAKVDAEGDANPLLSLVKLTKSGLLLFTFRRNTSPDVVDTVSKIIQAVESKSVGSPLWCNRIFPIQATCSLKEKELHEVVSRLVLQFVNDNQKLVRPIKFAIAYNRRGIETELNIPKESSNAIDMLDRDKCFAAVATAVKGVVSDSVVDLKSPELCVLLELLPLSGVPKESLVVAVSVLPRHIVNAKPKLSIKALVSDTKLKGKSNKKD, translated from the exons ATGGCAACACCGGTGGCGGTGGCGGCGGCGGAAGTAGAAAGAGAGAAGATGGAGTCGAGTAAGAAAGAGGAGATGGCGCCATGGGAGCAACACTCGACTGTAATCAGCATACCTCGCTTCGACTACAACGCCCCTTCTTCTCTTCTCCAACGCTCCCACTCCGGCTTCCTCATTACCTGCCCCATCA AGAGGGAGAAAAGCGCCACAAAAGAAGCAATTTCCCTCCTTGCAAAG TATGTTCAGTGCTTTAATAGTTGCAGCTCAGAAGACAATACCAGTTCGAAAAGAAGGAAGCTTTCGAAAGAGGATATTGATGGCGAGTGCTGCAATGGCAGTGGGGAAACCAAGGATGCTGCTACTGCTAACTCTGAGGACGCTCATG ATGATCTTCAGGAGCGTACTCCTCGTTTGTCTCCTGCAAAGGTGGATGCGGAAGGAGATGCAAATCCCCTTCTTTCGCTGGTTAAGTTGACAAAGAGTGGTCTGCTTCTCTTTACTTTTCGCAGAAACACTTCTCCTGACGTTGTAGATACTGTATCGAAAATTATTCAGGCTGTGGAATCCAAGAGTGTTGGTTCACCCCT TTGGTGTAATCGCATTTTCCCTATCCAAGCTACTTGTAGTTTGAAAGAGAAGGAACTGCATGAAGTTGTATCAAGGCTTGTTCTTCAATTCGTGAACGATAATCAGAAGCTTGTGCGGCCCATAAAG TTTGCAATTGCATATAATAGAAGAGGGATAGAGACAGAACTGAATATTCCCAAAGAATCTTCAAATGCAATTGATATGCTGGACCGTGACAAATGCTTTGCCGCAGTGGCTACTGCTGTCAAGGGTGTTGTATCAGATTCAGTGGTGGACCTCAAATCTCCGGAA CTCTGCGTTCTTCTTGAGCTACTACCCCTTTCTGGTGTACCCAAAGAGTCGTTAGTGGTTGCTGTATCAGTTCTTCCTCGACACATTGTTAATGCGAAGCCGAAACTAAGCATCAAGGCACTGGTTTCCGATACAAAATTGAAGGGGAAAAGCAATAAGAAGGATTAA